The following are encoded in a window of Carassius auratus strain Wakin chromosome 6, ASM336829v1, whole genome shotgun sequence genomic DNA:
- the LOC113089686 gene encoding ladderlectin-like — MAMLRSLLLLFVVFSTGNAAGKPDKGRPCQYGWTDFETRCYKFFSQSATWIEAERKCIALNAHLASVKKEEENSFLLGLLPSPTTLCWIGVQDAVEEEEWLWSDGTNYDYNNWCTGEPNNLNVENCGEINWTSDKCWNDSPCTNTKGYICAR; from the exons ATGGCAATGTTGAGAAGTCTGCTGCTTCTGTTCGTCGTGTTCTCCACGGGAAATGCAGCTGGTAAACCAG ATAAAGGTAGACCATGCCAGTATGGATGGACAGATTTTGAAACCCGATGCTACAAGTTCTTCTCTCAGTCGGCTACATGGATTGAAGCAGAG AGAAAATGTATTGCTCTGAATGCACATCTTGCATCtgtgaaaaaagaagaagaaaactctTTTCTGCTGGGTCTGTTGCCTTCTCCTACTACACTATGTTGGATTGGTGTTCAAGATGCTGTGGAA GAAGAAGAGTGGTTGTGGAGTGATGGAACTAATTATGACTACAACAACTGGTGCACTGGTGAACCTAACAATCTGAATGTTGAGAACTGTGGAGAGATCAACTGGACCT CTGACAAATGCTGGAATGATTCGCCCTGTACAAACACAAAGGGCTATATCTGTGCTAGATGA